A single window of Usitatibacter rugosus DNA harbors:
- a CDS encoding DUF4189 domain-containing protein codes for MKIKSIVAVASLAIALPFQALASGAIAVDEEYGAVFGTASGQASKWDAGRSALAKCVDTGSHNCKVAVRYEQCGAYVASWRFSSVGTGATKAEAVKSAMKGCTECKLVIAECEGTKSNLIATSAVR; via the coding sequence TCGATCGTTGCTGTTGCTTCGCTGGCCATCGCCCTGCCGTTCCAGGCCCTCGCTTCCGGCGCCATCGCCGTGGACGAGGAATACGGCGCCGTCTTCGGCACCGCCTCGGGACAGGCTTCGAAGTGGGACGCCGGCCGTTCGGCCCTCGCCAAGTGCGTGGACACCGGCAGCCACAACTGCAAGGTCGCGGTCCGCTACGAACAGTGCGGCGCGTATGTCGCCTCCTGGCGCTTCTCCTCCGTCGGCACCGGCGCCACGAAGGCCGAGGCCGTCAAGTCCGCGATGAAGGGCTGCACCGAGTGCAAGCTGGTCATCGCCGAGTGCGAAGGCACCAAGTCGAACCTGATCGCGACGTCCGCGGTTCGCTGA
- a CDS encoding SIMPL domain-containing protein: MSLYQDRSEVTASVIMGFCLIIGLAAGGWFIGKGMARFKSDTRTVTVKGLVEREVKSDQAVWTLGLRRASDALPDAHQRITADRDAVLAFLKKQGFPDTEVERQPTRTVDKLARDYGGQQNERFRYVVTAAVTVKSANVDLVRSATGATEELIKAGVILDGGNEGGPANPRFVVSKFNALRPQLLADATRNAREIATQFAADSGASVGAIRSANQGNIQIFGTDGNDESAPFSATSTPAKKIRVVSTFEFELK, from the coding sequence ATGTCGCTCTACCAGGACCGCAGCGAAGTGACGGCTTCGGTGATCATGGGCTTCTGCCTCATCATCGGGCTCGCCGCCGGGGGTTGGTTCATCGGCAAGGGCATGGCCCGCTTCAAGTCCGATACGCGGACCGTCACCGTGAAGGGCCTCGTCGAGCGCGAGGTGAAGAGCGACCAGGCCGTGTGGACGCTCGGGCTGCGACGCGCCTCCGACGCCCTGCCGGACGCACACCAGCGCATCACCGCCGACCGCGATGCGGTCCTCGCCTTCCTCAAGAAGCAGGGCTTTCCCGACACCGAGGTCGAGCGCCAGCCGACCCGCACCGTGGACAAGCTCGCGCGCGACTACGGCGGCCAGCAGAACGAGCGCTTCCGCTACGTGGTCACCGCTGCGGTCACCGTGAAGTCGGCCAACGTGGACCTCGTGCGCTCGGCCACCGGCGCCACGGAGGAGCTCATCAAGGCCGGCGTGATCCTGGACGGCGGCAACGAAGGTGGCCCGGCCAACCCGCGCTTCGTCGTCTCCAAGTTCAACGCGCTCCGTCCGCAGCTGCTGGCCGACGCAACCCGAAATGCCCGCGAGATCGCCACGCAGTTCGCCGCCGATTCGGGCGCTTCCGTCGGCGCGATCCGCAGTGCGAACCAGGGCAACATCCAGATCTTCGGCACCGACGGCAACGACGAGTCGGCGCCGTTCTCGGCCACCTCCACGCCCGCGAAGAAGATCCGCGTCGTGAGCACCTTCGAGTTCGAGCTCAAATGA
- a CDS encoding M20/M25/M40 family metallo-hydrolase, whose product MIDTAVRDRSDALVRTLLDSIRIASVSLTGEGIADQVAFLKDRLERWGFEVEVHKTTSHPIIYAEIGPKDAKQTWLTYGHYDVYPADEKQEGWRTKPFEPVIEGDRIWGRGAGDNKGQHLALLNAIALWKETRGELPVRIKVILEGDEETGSVPLPKFVEENRERLKADFCVYSDGPMFPNDQPVLLMGVRGNLGLEFISKGAKRNLHSGNFGGVAPNPTLNLIHFLAELVDRDGKLRVPGAGYADVNVAAADLAAVQSLPVDQAGFMESVGVAPTTGNDNGLFHERLMLRPAFNVSGFSAGYTGAGAKTIIYKEAIAKADVRLVGGQDPDVIFNAIKKFAADRGYTGIEVKSLKATPASRTPLDHPSVARVKAAVAKGFGREPYVVPSLGGTTPDFVFTKLLGLPSIVVPLAPYDENNHAPNESTKVSLYLSGVRTGMHLLESLSK is encoded by the coding sequence ATGATCGACACCGCCGTCCGCGACCGCAGCGATGCGCTCGTCCGCACGCTCCTCGATTCCATCCGCATCGCATCGGTGAGCCTCACCGGCGAGGGCATCGCCGACCAGGTCGCTTTCCTCAAGGATCGGCTCGAGCGCTGGGGCTTCGAGGTCGAGGTGCACAAGACCACGAGCCATCCGATCATCTATGCGGAGATCGGCCCGAAGGACGCGAAGCAGACGTGGCTCACGTACGGCCACTACGACGTCTATCCCGCGGACGAGAAGCAGGAAGGCTGGCGGACCAAACCGTTCGAACCCGTGATCGAGGGCGACCGCATCTGGGGACGCGGCGCCGGCGACAACAAGGGCCAGCATCTCGCTCTGTTGAATGCGATCGCGCTGTGGAAGGAGACGCGCGGCGAGCTGCCGGTGCGCATCAAGGTCATCCTCGAAGGCGACGAGGAGACGGGGAGTGTTCCCCTGCCGAAATTCGTGGAAGAGAATCGCGAGCGCTTGAAGGCGGACTTCTGCGTGTACTCCGACGGCCCGATGTTCCCCAACGACCAGCCCGTGCTGCTGATGGGCGTGCGCGGCAACCTCGGGCTGGAGTTCATCTCGAAAGGTGCCAAGCGCAACCTCCACTCCGGCAACTTCGGCGGCGTGGCGCCCAATCCCACGCTGAACCTCATTCACTTCCTCGCGGAGCTGGTGGATCGCGACGGAAAGCTTCGCGTCCCGGGCGCGGGATACGCGGACGTGAACGTTGCGGCGGCGGATCTCGCGGCGGTGCAGTCGCTGCCGGTCGACCAGGCCGGGTTCATGGAGAGCGTGGGCGTTGCACCCACGACGGGCAACGACAACGGCCTCTTCCACGAGCGCCTGATGCTTCGTCCCGCGTTCAACGTCTCGGGCTTCTCGGCGGGCTACACCGGTGCCGGGGCAAAGACGATCATCTACAAGGAAGCGATCGCGAAGGCCGACGTGCGCCTCGTCGGCGGGCAGGATCCTGACGTGATCTTCAACGCGATCAAGAAGTTCGCGGCGGATCGCGGCTACACGGGCATCGAGGTGAAGAGCCTCAAGGCCACACCCGCTTCGCGCACGCCGCTCGATCATCCGTCGGTCGCACGCGTGAAGGCCGCGGTGGCGAAGGGCTTCGGGCGCGAGCCGTATGTCGTTCCCTCATTGGGCGGCACCACGCCGGATTTCGTCTTCACCAAGCTGCTGGGGCTGCCTTCAATCGTCGTGCCGCTGGCACCCTACGACGAGAACAACCACGCCCCCAACGAGTCGACGAAGGTCTCGCTCTACCTCTCGGGCGTTCGCACCGGCATGCACCTGCTGGAGTCGCTCTCGAAGTGA